One segment of Paenibacillus rhizovicinus DNA contains the following:
- a CDS encoding effector binding domain-containing protein: MRVRIVDMPEMKAAVIRSEMNGKSTRDAWHRNRELLEGHSAVKNKDYGLVFIPEWQWATGVRELWTGVEVSGFEGLPADLETITIPARTYAKLTVRGDIGGLDEAYGFLSQWFEREGIERDVSEGSFGFEANRLKPVNPFDIPRSEIKFVDYDIYAPIKSGQAVEADRFPRIESFEMKALPARRVVGIERFVRQQEGENPQTVIPAIWEEFHRLSNGWKDIRACGESYGLFTYEPPFGAGQNFLYLACVEAAEDDHAPVPEGMTERFIPANEFAVVAYRGPLSCIHEAWGFFHGSWRSQQSEFEVVDAFEYERYDARFIGPDSEESVIELHFPVVRAERAAPLTDKRVFDEKGGFELQDLRNAKVHMACFKGAEFHGVDMRDASLVHVNFVNSAWEHIYFSNVHIRHTQLGGTVFEHIARPQADVSRFEEEAGTDGWVNVEPVVFRDSDLSRAVFDNCELNGVDIRGCRLEGMTIDGIPVTELLAGYRAAKKSES, from the coding sequence ATGCGAGTACGAATTGTAGACATGCCGGAAATGAAAGCGGCGGTCATTCGCTCGGAGATGAACGGGAAGTCCACGCGCGACGCCTGGCATCGCAATCGCGAACTGCTCGAGGGCCATTCGGCTGTGAAAAACAAGGATTACGGCTTGGTGTTTATCCCGGAGTGGCAATGGGCGACCGGCGTGCGCGAACTGTGGACCGGCGTCGAAGTGAGCGGATTCGAGGGACTGCCCGCAGACTTGGAGACGATCACGATTCCGGCGCGCACGTATGCGAAGTTGACCGTCCGCGGAGACATCGGCGGGCTGGATGAAGCCTACGGTTTCCTGTCGCAATGGTTTGAACGGGAAGGCATCGAGAGAGATGTATCCGAAGGCTCGTTCGGCTTCGAAGCGAATCGGCTGAAGCCGGTCAATCCGTTCGACATTCCCCGTTCGGAGATCAAATTCGTCGACTATGATATCTACGCGCCCATCAAGAGCGGACAAGCAGTTGAGGCGGATCGTTTCCCGCGTATTGAAAGCTTCGAAATGAAAGCACTCCCGGCAAGGCGCGTCGTCGGCATCGAGCGGTTCGTTCGGCAGCAGGAGGGAGAAAATCCGCAAACCGTCATACCGGCCATATGGGAGGAGTTCCACCGTCTTAGCAACGGTTGGAAGGACATTCGCGCCTGCGGCGAATCCTACGGGCTCTTCACGTACGAGCCGCCTTTCGGTGCCGGCCAGAATTTCTTGTATTTGGCCTGCGTTGAAGCGGCGGAGGATGATCATGCGCCTGTTCCGGAAGGGATGACGGAGCGTTTTATACCCGCGAACGAATTCGCTGTCGTTGCTTATCGAGGGCCGTTGTCTTGCATTCATGAGGCATGGGGCTTCTTTCACGGCAGCTGGCGTTCGCAGCAGAGCGAGTTCGAGGTGGTCGATGCATTCGAGTATGAGCGTTATGACGCGAGATTTATAGGTCCGGACAGCGAGGAATCCGTCATCGAGCTGCATTTTCCGGTCGTTCGTGCCGAACGGGCGGCGCCGCTGACCGACAAGCGTGTTTTCGATGAGAAAGGCGGCTTCGAACTGCAGGATCTGCGGAACGCGAAAGTCCATATGGCCTGCTTCAAAGGTGCCGAGTTCCATGGCGTCGACATGCGGGATGCGTCGCTCGTTCACGTGAATTTCGTCAACTCGGCGTGGGAGCATATCTACTTCTCGAATGTGCATATCCGTCATACGCAGCTTGGCGGAACGGTGTTCGAACACATCGCGCGCCCGCAGGCGGATGTGAGTCGTTTCGAAGAGGAAGCGGGGACGGACGGCTGGGTCAACGTGGAGCCGGTCGTCTTCCGCGACAGCGACTTAAGCCGGGCCGTCTTCGACAACTGCGAACTGAACGGCGTCGACATCCGCGGCTGCCGGCTGGAAGGCATGACGATCGACGGCATTCCGGTGACCGAGCTGTTGGCCGGTTACAGGGCAGCGAAGAAGTCCGAAAGCTGA
- a CDS encoding efflux RND transporter periplasmic adaptor subunit — MIHAKSSFRRFLPRRAAALCVAVTLLTGCSVLPNEEEPLDPPKLTSKTEEHEVAPVTRGNMELYLTSSATAVSDVNESVSFPESGGILKKFYVAEGDHVKTGAPIAELDTGDLPIRLKLQKLTVEQRELSYQDAVMQGADSDDVRNAKISVEAEKLQLDALQKEYNKALLFSPADGMITYLNDLKPGEAVTANDTMAVIANPNKVNFVYEATDVSKIKAVKDGTEVALNLDDKSYNGKVIQTPSTAPKSTDDALNRRNAKSLVIALDAPQPALKIGSYADIKLFLDKRDNVLMIPRPALKSMFGRNFVETIENDRVKEVDVEIGLRTSDSIEIVKGLEEGQSVVVDN; from the coding sequence ATGATTCATGCAAAGTCGTCCTTTCGCCGTTTCCTGCCTCGCCGCGCAGCCGCCTTGTGCGTCGCGGTGACGCTGCTGACCGGCTGCTCCGTCCTGCCGAACGAAGAAGAACCGCTCGACCCGCCGAAGCTGACCTCGAAAACCGAGGAGCACGAGGTCGCTCCCGTCACTCGCGGCAACATGGAGCTGTATCTGACTTCCTCTGCCACCGCCGTTTCCGACGTAAATGAAAGCGTATCCTTTCCGGAATCCGGCGGCATTCTGAAGAAGTTTTACGTTGCCGAAGGCGATCACGTCAAAACCGGCGCGCCGATCGCGGAGCTGGATACCGGCGACTTGCCGATCAGGCTCAAGCTGCAGAAACTAACGGTCGAGCAGCGGGAGCTCTCGTATCAAGACGCCGTCATGCAGGGCGCGGACTCGGATGACGTGCGCAATGCCAAGATCAGCGTGGAAGCCGAGAAGCTGCAGCTGGACGCGCTTCAGAAGGAGTATAACAAGGCTTTGCTGTTCTCTCCGGCCGACGGCATGATTACGTACTTGAACGATTTGAAGCCCGGCGAAGCCGTAACGGCCAACGACACAATGGCCGTCATCGCGAATCCGAACAAAGTGAATTTCGTCTATGAGGCCACCGACGTCTCCAAGATCAAAGCCGTGAAAGACGGCACCGAGGTTGCGCTGAACCTGGACGATAAGTCATACAACGGCAAAGTTATTCAAACGCCGTCAACCGCACCGAAGAGCACCGACGACGCGCTCAACCGCCGCAACGCCAAGTCGCTCGTCATTGCCTTGGACGCGCCGCAGCCGGCTTTGAAGATCGGTTCTTACGCGGACATCAAGCTGTTCCTGGATAAGCGCGACAACGTGCTGATGATTCCTCGCCCGGCGCTGAAATCGATGTTCGGCAGAAATTTCGTCGAAACGATCGAGAATGACCGCGTCAAGGAAGTGGATGTCGAGATCGGCCTCCGTACGAGCGACAGCATTGAAATCGTCAAAGGCCTTGAAGAAGGGCAAAGCGTCGTCGTCGACAATTAA
- a CDS encoding MFS transporter — MRKVVSTLTTAAARTAVLRTGTVYAILFAISSVHLLNDTMQAVVSALFPVFKDSLHLTYGQMGWIAFTLNMTSSVMQPIVGYFSDKRPMPWMLPAGMGMSLLGMAGLAYAPGFIYVLLSVVFVGLGSAVFHPEGSRVVYFASGGRRGLAQSIYQVGGNTGSSLAPLMTIFIFLPLGQPGAIWGTLLAAAAIAVLLRVVPWYKTQLNEHGKPAKKGRAAAAAPSAAPATRSVILFAMSVLVIMVFARSWYMSGISNFYNFFAEEKYGLSVKAAQVPIFLFMAAGVLGTFFGGVLADRIGRKRMIVSSIGGAAPFALLLPHLALGWVYPVSFVLGFILMSGFSVSVVYAQELIPNNVGMASGLITGFAFGMGALGAIVLGHAAEAWGLDKVMNYTSILPLLGLLAVLLPPDRRAAS; from the coding sequence ATGCGAAAGGTGGTTAGCACGTTGACAACAGCTGCTGCGCGCACGGCTGTACTGCGGACCGGTACAGTGTACGCGATTCTGTTCGCGATCAGCTCCGTTCATCTATTGAACGATACGATGCAGGCGGTCGTAAGTGCCTTGTTTCCGGTCTTCAAAGATTCGCTTCATCTCACCTATGGACAGATGGGCTGGATCGCCTTCACGCTCAATATGACGTCATCCGTCATGCAGCCGATCGTCGGCTACTTCTCGGACAAGCGTCCCATGCCGTGGATGCTGCCGGCCGGGATGGGGATGAGCCTGCTCGGCATGGCCGGACTGGCTTATGCGCCGGGCTTCATCTATGTATTGTTATCGGTCGTATTCGTCGGCCTCGGTTCCGCGGTGTTTCATCCGGAAGGCTCGCGGGTCGTCTATTTCGCTTCGGGCGGCCGCCGGGGGCTTGCGCAGTCCATCTATCAAGTCGGCGGGAATACGGGCAGCTCGTTGGCGCCGCTCATGACGATTTTCATTTTCCTCCCGCTCGGCCAGCCCGGCGCGATCTGGGGAACGTTGCTGGCCGCAGCGGCGATCGCGGTGCTCCTCCGCGTCGTGCCTTGGTACAAGACGCAGCTGAACGAACACGGCAAGCCGGCCAAGAAGGGAAGAGCCGCAGCCGCAGCTCCGAGTGCCGCGCCTGCGACGCGGTCCGTTATCCTGTTCGCGATGTCGGTGCTGGTGATCATGGTGTTCGCGAGATCGTGGTATATGAGCGGCATCTCCAACTTCTACAATTTCTTCGCGGAAGAGAAGTACGGGTTGTCGGTCAAAGCGGCGCAGGTGCCGATCTTCCTGTTCATGGCGGCCGGGGTGCTCGGTACATTCTTCGGCGGCGTGCTGGCGGACAGGATCGGACGGAAGCGGATGATCGTATCCTCGATCGGCGGCGCTGCGCCGTTCGCGCTGCTGCTGCCGCATTTGGCGCTCGGCTGGGTATATCCCGTCAGTTTCGTGCTCGGGTTTATTCTGATGTCGGGCTTCTCGGTCAGCGTCGTCTACGCGCAGGAGCTTATTCCGAACAACGTGGGCATGGCGTCCGGCTTGATCACGGGTTTCGCCTTCGGCATGGGGGCGCTTGGCGCGATCGTGCTTGGCCATGCGGCCGAGGCATGGGGGCTGGACAAGGTGATGAACTACACCAGCATCCTGCCGCTGCTCGGACTGCTGGCCGTCTTGCTTCCGCCTGACCGGCGCGCGGCGTCGTAG
- a CDS encoding VOC family protein has product MGKQIGSSLSVLVVSDIARSRRYYREVLGFDVTDWWAERDGLNGMALKLHQAPEGFKPVPNPAETGADTGIDVQGYTETWAGLDSLYEEFKSKGAKFAREPVVYEDLGPWKEFVVEDPDGYHLAFGGIDGGRAHNSIQPQINAGILWVRDLDLAVERYGKLMGLQVREEDRYGKLHLFHIDNGTHLMLDSHGMEEAPVTERGAPLLKLSAYDIERAKSEALQHGFEVVYDIQRLPTVSYFNIRDEDGNVLMITQDLVSF; this is encoded by the coding sequence ATGGGGAAACAGATCGGCAGTTCGCTCAGCGTGCTGGTCGTGTCGGATATCGCGCGGTCGCGGCGGTATTACAGGGAAGTGCTGGGCTTCGACGTTACGGACTGGTGGGCGGAGCGGGACGGTTTGAACGGCATGGCGCTGAAGCTGCATCAGGCGCCCGAAGGATTCAAGCCGGTGCCGAACCCGGCGGAGACAGGCGCGGATACGGGAATCGACGTGCAAGGCTATACGGAAACATGGGCAGGACTCGACAGCCTGTACGAAGAGTTCAAGAGCAAAGGAGCCAAGTTCGCCCGAGAGCCTGTCGTTTACGAAGACCTCGGTCCGTGGAAAGAGTTCGTCGTCGAGGATCCGGACGGGTACCATCTGGCTTTCGGCGGGATTGACGGAGGCCGGGCGCACAACAGTATCCAGCCGCAAATCAATGCCGGCATCCTATGGGTCCGCGACTTGGACCTTGCCGTGGAACGTTACGGCAAATTAATGGGCCTGCAGGTGCGGGAAGAAGATCGGTACGGCAAACTCCATCTGTTCCACATCGACAACGGCACGCATCTGATGCTGGATTCGCATGGCATGGAGGAAGCGCCGGTAACGGAACGGGGCGCGCCGCTGCTTAAGCTCAGCGCCTATGATATTGAGCGCGCGAAGAGCGAAGCGCTTCAGCATGGATTCGAAGTCGTCTACGACATTCAGCGGCTGCCGACGGTCAGTTATTTCAACATTCGCGACGAAGACGGCAATGTCTTGATGATTACGCAAGATCTCGTTTCATTCTGA
- a CDS encoding DUF2087 domain-containing protein, with the protein MHGASVAEVKRGYTYHGETDTYYCLVCGESFEEGIIYNVNDRLMEAHKAVERHIGAVHGSMLDVLLELDKKTTGLTDLQKQLIGLFASGKTDAETLELTGGGSASTIRNHRFALKERAKQAKLFLAIIELMDGGLDQAARAVPVRRNTVIADERYALTPEEYKALLDKYLPQGLEGPLNGLPRKEKRRIALLRHIATVFKKGRKYKEAEVDELLLRFLPEDHETLRHQMVDYGFLLREESGNGYRLNI; encoded by the coding sequence TTGCATGGTGCATCTGTGGCGGAAGTTAAGCGGGGATATACGTATCACGGCGAAACAGATACCTATTATTGCCTCGTCTGCGGCGAATCGTTCGAAGAGGGAATCATCTATAACGTAAACGATCGGCTGATGGAAGCCCATAAAGCGGTGGAGCGGCATATCGGCGCGGTGCACGGCTCGATGCTGGACGTGCTGCTGGAGCTGGACAAGAAGACGACGGGCCTGACTGATCTGCAGAAACAACTGATCGGCTTGTTCGCCTCCGGCAAAACGGATGCCGAGACGCTGGAGCTGACGGGAGGCGGAAGCGCCTCTACGATTCGCAATCACCGGTTCGCGCTGAAGGAGCGGGCGAAGCAGGCCAAGCTGTTCCTAGCGATCATCGAGCTGATGGACGGCGGACTGGATCAAGCGGCGAGAGCCGTTCCGGTACGCCGGAATACCGTGATCGCGGACGAGCGTTACGCGCTGACGCCGGAGGAATACAAGGCGCTGCTCGATAAATATTTGCCGCAAGGGCTGGAAGGTCCTCTCAACGGTCTGCCTCGCAAAGAGAAACGCAGAATCGCGCTGCTTCGCCATATTGCGACCGTATTCAAGAAGGGGCGCAAATACAAGGAAGCGGAGGTCGATGAGCTGCTGCTGCGGTTTTTGCCGGAGGATCACGAGACGCTGCGTCATCAAATGGTGGATTACGGCTTCCTGCTCAGGGAAGAGAGCGGGAACGGATACCGGCTGAATATATAG
- a CDS encoding DUF2357 domain-containing protein, with the protein MTMPPRVFLSIRKHKQAEWSQDKELLLHPKGQFRGEPLSVNEFEGIQFRFESFDPNDRMLVEKFDTESLEEIKPGGSILITKQGDSDEMLVPGDYPVLVETASGGFESLYRIEPKNMNWNQLLNLRSYLEMKLTGLSFDLLKRRSGTFVDENDQIPHALKIYQHIQKSFNKLRHNLNGIVANPIRDVLQVYGPRNFSRKPDAKSQRWLSKRGSAKNTNFLMPTYFYEKHTHLTEDILENQWVKYVLKKTKLALKQLQVMFERSRSDQKSKINKKRSEVVSYQGRRARIGSAFGYDSRKWELNKLISQGEKDILHLEKGLEKIDNNLFELNKMVTHFSRYEQDECLSKVSDRLIHKKPTLRLLKDSRYAGIYRFYQSLNTLQKKDISVKQVVFPYKKTSLLFEYFVLCLIIESLEENRFSWSGGWLADESDPATMIGGLTSETVLRFERNNGEFYIELAYDTQILDPIDETISHFKANINRAPDFRISLYKNDGEFLNTLIVDAKYRHYSYLWDEHEDNDVMKQLSDYLRIWHYDVNKPVRYRLNRSAVSKVVAVYPKQQGFNPFFEKNDKTLAFVQVEPTDPVSGKRSYGFDKLNELICEFLESSLETEELHMGVT; encoded by the coding sequence ATGACTATGCCTCCTAGAGTATTTCTCTCGATAAGGAAGCATAAGCAGGCGGAGTGGTCCCAAGACAAAGAACTTTTACTGCATCCGAAGGGTCAGTTTAGGGGCGAACCTTTGTCGGTAAACGAATTCGAGGGAATCCAGTTTCGCTTTGAATCTTTCGACCCAAATGATAGGATGCTTGTAGAAAAGTTTGATACAGAATCGCTTGAAGAGATAAAGCCCGGGGGGAGTATCCTCATTACAAAGCAAGGTGACTCGGATGAGATGCTTGTTCCGGGTGACTACCCTGTACTGGTTGAAACAGCATCTGGTGGATTTGAATCGCTTTACCGAATAGAACCGAAAAATATGAATTGGAACCAATTATTGAATTTACGTAGTTATTTGGAAATGAAACTTACAGGATTATCATTTGACCTTCTAAAGAGGCGCAGTGGAACATTTGTAGATGAGAATGATCAAATACCTCATGCATTAAAGATATACCAGCATATTCAGAAAAGTTTTAACAAGCTTCGTCACAACCTTAATGGAATTGTAGCTAATCCAATTCGGGATGTACTCCAGGTATATGGACCTCGAAATTTTTCTCGCAAACCAGATGCTAAAAGTCAAAGATGGCTGTCGAAGCGTGGTTCTGCAAAAAATACAAATTTTTTGATGCCAACTTACTTCTACGAGAAACACACTCACCTAACTGAAGATATTTTGGAAAACCAGTGGGTCAAGTACGTACTTAAGAAGACGAAGTTAGCATTAAAGCAATTACAAGTAATGTTTGAACGGAGTCGTTCTGATCAGAAATCAAAAATAAATAAGAAGAGATCAGAAGTTGTTAGTTATCAAGGAAGAAGAGCCCGAATTGGCAGTGCGTTTGGTTATGATTCCAGGAAATGGGAGTTAAACAAATTAATCTCTCAAGGTGAGAAGGATATCTTACATCTGGAAAAAGGACTTGAAAAAATAGATAACAATTTGTTTGAACTAAACAAAATGGTTACTCACTTTTCCCGATATGAGCAAGATGAATGTCTATCTAAAGTGAGTGATCGCCTTATTCACAAAAAACCGACTTTAAGGCTGCTAAAGGATTCGAGATATGCGGGTATTTATCGTTTTTATCAGAGCTTGAATACGCTACAAAAGAAAGACATTTCGGTAAAACAGGTGGTGTTTCCGTATAAAAAAACCTCATTATTATTTGAATACTTTGTACTGTGTCTGATTATCGAAAGCCTTGAAGAAAATAGATTCAGCTGGTCTGGGGGGTGGCTTGCCGATGAGAGCGACCCTGCCACAATGATAGGAGGACTTACCTCTGAAACTGTACTTCGCTTTGAAAGAAATAATGGTGAATTTTATATAGAACTCGCCTATGATACTCAAATTTTGGATCCTATTGATGAAACCATAAGTCATTTCAAGGCCAATATCAATAGAGCTCCTGATTTTCGAATATCGCTTTATAAAAATGATGGAGAGTTTTTGAATACACTTATTGTGGATGCCAAGTACCGTCATTACTCTTATCTTTGGGATGAACACGAAGACAATGATGTGATGAAGCAGTTATCAGACTATCTCCGAATTTGGCATTATGATGTGAATAAGCCTGTCAGATACCGGTTGAATCGCTCGGCAGTGAGTAAAGTGGTCGCAGTTTATCCAAAGCAACAAGGATTTAATCCATTCTTTGAGAAAAACGATAAGACACTCGCATTTGTGCAAGTGGAGCCGACAGACCCTGTTTCGGGGAAGAGATCCTATGGTTTTGATAAGCTTAATGAATTAATTTGCGAATTTTTAGAGTCATCACTAGAAACTGAGGAACTTCATATGGGGGTGACGTGA
- a CDS encoding McrB family protein has protein sequence MIDIDRNLKLQLQECSSNYLLGVLASDPIDFPNLGEDPNEAVTITKNGYKICFFVRPISSQPEPIIELDHYTRDTGFSTHYIGFEESFPRNLMPGNVTYTTDVENKLKKVRERLENKIIVFRPKISITNEGKIFKNLEIISLEDVEVDLNTEYVPVPVTSDMRKFEESLKESRLILFKDFHHSMFQPDYVICDDYIYAFKEGWKKDPGKKNGWLQSSPREVLKIKVDASKLRQRQVIASPDNLVFIDEGYLIELHERFSSEGQGIYSVSEEPLEEVAIPIVVLADQNHEFGEQAVKSILPQIPTDAQRLEQLFLLDLQNNALTKKLCYEREDLINFHISIKTNPITILSGMSGTGKSQLALQYAKTLGLSKQAGTLLVLPISPSFTEPEDLIGFHNSGTGLYVPSETGLVDFLIHAKNNKTQMHMVIFDEMNLSQVEYWFAPFISLLELDEDDSYRQLKLWSQDAVCHNSAKYPASIEIGDNVIFIGTANMDETTKDFSDRLLDRANIVTPRKMKFTSHKKSIAESFEQEFTNDNFMELYRNRNTYRSWNFNRNAWSAFNDSELEFFDRLHDTVQSFDKQKGVSFRALERIGLFLNNIPVDESGEPSIKREDAMDLQVKQRILTKIRGSAEHFGDLIGSLTTRDGLPQGSELYEHFTSDLAATISHFTLSIDEIKRKARELHINDYAS, from the coding sequence ATGATTGATATTGATAGGAACTTGAAATTACAACTTCAGGAATGCAGCTCGAACTACTTGTTGGGAGTATTGGCCTCAGATCCTATAGACTTCCCAAACTTGGGTGAAGATCCCAATGAAGCGGTAACGATTACTAAGAATGGATATAAAATATGTTTCTTTGTTAGACCCATCAGTTCCCAACCCGAACCTATTATTGAATTGGATCATTATACCCGTGACACGGGATTCTCCACTCATTATATAGGTTTCGAGGAATCATTCCCGCGTAATCTTATGCCGGGTAATGTTACATATACAACAGATGTGGAAAACAAATTAAAGAAGGTAAGAGAACGCCTTGAAAATAAAATTATTGTCTTTCGCCCGAAAATATCGATTACAAATGAGGGAAAGATTTTTAAGAATCTAGAGATTATTTCTCTTGAAGATGTGGAAGTTGATCTCAATACTGAATACGTACCGGTTCCAGTTACTTCTGATATGCGGAAATTCGAAGAATCACTAAAGGAATCAAGGCTTATACTGTTCAAGGATTTCCATCACAGTATGTTTCAGCCAGATTACGTGATCTGTGATGATTATATTTATGCATTTAAAGAAGGTTGGAAGAAAGACCCGGGAAAAAAGAACGGATGGTTACAATCCTCACCAAGAGAAGTTCTCAAAATAAAAGTGGATGCTTCGAAACTTAGACAACGGCAAGTTATTGCCAGCCCAGATAATTTAGTGTTTATTGATGAAGGATATTTAATAGAGCTTCATGAGAGATTTTCAAGTGAAGGACAAGGCATCTATTCAGTTTCCGAAGAACCACTTGAAGAAGTCGCAATACCGATTGTAGTATTGGCTGATCAAAATCATGAATTTGGTGAACAAGCAGTTAAATCGATATTACCGCAGATTCCTACTGATGCACAAAGGCTAGAACAGCTGTTTCTTTTGGATCTCCAGAACAATGCATTAACAAAAAAACTATGTTATGAGCGAGAAGATCTGATAAACTTCCATATCAGTATTAAGACAAATCCAATAACTATACTTTCTGGAATGAGCGGTACAGGGAAGAGCCAGCTTGCGTTACAATATGCCAAAACGTTGGGGTTGTCCAAACAGGCTGGCACTTTACTTGTTTTACCAATTAGTCCATCCTTTACTGAACCAGAAGACCTAATAGGTTTTCATAATTCGGGTACCGGGTTATATGTACCGTCGGAAACAGGGTTGGTGGATTTTCTGATTCATGCCAAGAACAATAAAACGCAAATGCATATGGTCATCTTTGATGAAATGAATTTATCACAAGTTGAATATTGGTTTGCTCCCTTTATATCTCTGCTTGAACTAGATGAAGACGACAGTTACAGACAACTTAAACTTTGGAGCCAGGATGCCGTTTGTCATAATTCAGCTAAATACCCTGCATCGATTGAGATTGGAGATAATGTAATTTTCATTGGTACAGCAAATATGGATGAAACAACTAAGGACTTTTCAGATCGTTTATTGGACAGAGCCAATATTGTAACACCGAGAAAAATGAAGTTTACTTCTCACAAAAAATCAATAGCAGAAAGTTTTGAGCAAGAGTTCACGAATGATAATTTTATGGAGCTATATCGCAATCGGAATACGTACCGTTCTTGGAATTTTAATCGTAATGCTTGGTCTGCATTTAACGACTCTGAGCTAGAATTCTTTGATCGGTTACATGACACTGTTCAAAGTTTTGATAAACAAAAAGGAGTGTCTTTTCGTGCATTGGAACGGATAGGCTTATTTTTAAATAACATTCCAGTGGACGAAAGTGGTGAGCCCTCTATTAAACGGGAAGATGCGATGGATTTACAGGTCAAACAAAGAATTCTAACTAAAATTAGAGGCTCAGCAGAGCACTTCGGTGATTTAATCGGTTCTCTTACAACACGTGACGGATTGCCTCAAGGAAGCGAGTTATATGAGCATTTCACCTCGGACTTGGCTGCAACAATTAGCCACTTTACCTTGTCGATAGATGAAATCAAGCGTAAGGCGAGGGAGTTGCATATCAATGACTATGCCTCCTAG